Part of the Methanothermobacter sp. genome, CCCTATATCACAGTCTTTACCGATGTAAACCGGGCCCTGGATGTAGGTACCTGACCTTATAATGCTTCCATCACCCACCACCACCGGCCCGTGGATGGTCACACCATCCTCCACTTCCCCATGAATGGACCTCTCAAGGCCATTCATGAGCTTTTCGCTGGCATCCAGGAGCTCCCATGGCCTTCCAACATCTATCCACTCCCTCTCTGATACTATGGCCCTTACTGGGAGGTCATCCCTCACCTGCATCATTATGGTATCTGTTATCTCGTACTCTCCCCGAGGGGAGAGGGGAGTCTGTTCTATGTAATCAAAGACCGCTGGACTGAACACATATATACCGGTATTTATGAGGTTCCCTGCATCAACATCAGGGGATGGTTTTTCGATTATCTCCCGCACCCGGTCACCCTCAAGCCTTACAGCCCCAAATGAACTCGGGTCGGGAACCTCACGGAGAACCATCAGGGTTTCGGGTTTCATATCACTGTAGGCAGATATCAGATCACTCACAAGCTGTGGGTCGGTTATTATGTCACCGTTCAGGACTATGAATTCGTCACTCACCATACTTGCAGCCTGGCCTATTGCATGGGCTGTTCCAAGGCGTTCATCCTGTTTCACGTAGCTTATGTTGACCCCAAATTCGGATCCGTCACCGAAGTGGGACCTCACCACATCCTCACGGTAACCGGTTATCATGATTATATCACTGACACCGTTATCCCTGAGGGAATCCACACTGTACTCCACCATGGGTTTGCCTGCAACCGGCAGCATGGTCTTGGGCCTTGTAAGTGTGAGTGGCCGCATTCTTGTACCCTCACCAGCAGTCAGGACAACAGCCTCCATATTGATCACCCTATCATATTTTCAAGGTAAGCACGGGTCTTCTGATGGATCTGACGGGCCTCCTCGTCGGTCTTACCCTCAAGGGTTATCCTTATATATGGCTCTGTCCCTGAGGGCCTCACAAGAACCCAGCTTCCATCCTCCATTGATATACGGACCCCATCTATAGTGTTGATCTCCGTAGCGCCGGCAAATTCACGGCTGAGTTCAGAGGCCACCCTCTCCATCACTGGTGCCTTCCTATCATCGGGGCATGGAACCTTATCCCTTATATTTGGGTAGGAGGGCACCTCATCCAGGAGCACCGAAAGGGGACCCTTCCGTGAGATGAGCTCGGCCACCCTGAGGGCTGAGAGTATTCCATCGGGGCACATGCAGAAGTCAGGGTGCAGCCAGGTCCCTGATGGTTCTCCTCCGAAATCAGCGCCCTCCTCTGCGATGGAGTTTGCCACATGGACATCACCCACCCGTGTCCTTATGACCTGGCCGCAGTCTCCAAGGCATTCATCCACACAGAGGGATGCATCCACGGTTGTGATGATCTTGCCCCCTATCTCCCTTGCCATGAGGGCAAGGAGTTTATCGAAACTTGCGAACCTTCCCCTGTCATCCACCGCGACCATCCTGTCGGCGTCACCATCATGGGCTATCCCCAGATCAGCCCCGGTTGACCTGACAGTATCCATGAGCTCAGAGAGGTTCTCAGGGACAGGTTCAGGGTCACGTCCAGGGAAAAACCCATCAGGCTGGGAATTAAGGGTCACAACACTGCATCCTGCCATCCTGAATATGAGCGGTGATAGGTGGGAGGCTGCACCGCAGCCACAGTCAATTACAACCTTGAGGGGTCTTTCAATCTGGACCATCCCAGCGACGGCATCTGCATAGTCATCCCTGAGGTCAGCTTCCCTCACTGATCCGATACCATCCCACCTCCTCCTATTAAATTCTCCCGAATGAATGATTGACTCTATGACGCGCTCCTGTGATGGACTGTAGGCCATTCCATCAGGGTTCCAGAGCTTTATGCCATTGTAGGGGGCGGGGTTGTGGGAAGCGGTTATCATCACACCTGCTTCAGCACCCAGCCTTGAAGTGGCGTAACCAACAAGGGGTGTTGGCACCATTCCAAGTCTGATGACGTCACAGCCACACTCGATTATCCCTGCAATCAGGGCACTTTCAAGGAGCTGGCTGGATGTTCTCGTGTCGTAGCCAACAACGACCTTCCCTTCTCCCAGGTGGGTTGCAAGGGCCCTTCCAACATCCACCGCAAGTTCAAGCGTCACCTTTTCCCCGAAGCGGCCCCTTATGCCAGATGTCCCGAATAATCTCTTTTTTTGCTTCATTTTAAGCCCCGAATTTTTCCTTTCTGTTCATGAGGTCAAGGAGTATGTCCATGACATCAGATCCCCTTATCCTGCAGAGGCCACCAGCAGATGCGGCCCTCTCACCGAATACACTCACATCATCAACCCTGACCTCTGGCCCGTTTATTGTGATGGGGACAGGGTCCCCTGTGTGGTCCATTACGGATACCGGTGTTGAATGATCCGCAGTGAGTATGAAGTAGATGTCATCGCGTATAAGGTCACCGAGGATGGAGTCAACCCTCTCTATGAACTCAACCTTACCCTCAAGGTCCCCATCATGACCAGCCTCGTCTGCACCATCTATGTTTATGAGCAGAAACTCGTATTCATCATCAAGGGCATCCTTTATCGCATTCTTTATACTCTCCAGGTCGGTGTCTGTACCACCGGTGGCCCCTTCAACATCAATCACATCCATTCCTGTGATGTGCCCTATACCCCTTATGAGGCCCGTTTCAGCGATACAGGCCGCTCTAAGACCGTAGCGTTTCTCAAATTTTTCAACGTCAGGAACAGCACCCGCACCCCGTGGCAGTATTATATTTGCAGGCGCCTCCCCTTTTTTGATTCTTTCGGTGTTCACTGGATGGTCCCTGAGGATTTCATAGGATTCCCTCACAAGACTGTTAAGTATATCGGCGGTTTTCTGTGATTCAGGGGATCCATCAAGGGCCTTCACCTTCTTTGGAGGCTTTCCTTCAGTCTTGGGGTCTGCATCTGATACGTTATCACCCAGCCCGGGACCCCTGAGGACCAGGACGGCCCTGTGGCCTGTTGACTCCCTGAAGATTATTTCAACGTCCTCAAATCCATCGAGGGTCATTGAGTTGATGGTCTCAGCTATCTGGGATGTCCCTGACCTTATTCTTCCTGCCCTCCTGTCGGTTATCACAAGGTCATCGTCTGCGGTTGCAAAGTTGCATCTGAACGCAATGTCCCCTGGCCTCACATCCAGCCCCACACCAGCGGCCTCGAATGGGCCCCGTCCGGTGTATACACTGTAGGGGTCATATCCCAGTATTGAGAGGTGTGATGTGTCGCTTCCTGCACGGACCCCTGGTCTTATGGGATCCATTATACCATTGATACCTGAACTGGCCAGCCTGTCCATATTAGGGGTTTCTGCGGCCTCAAGAGGTGTTTTATCCCCGAGGCTTTCAATGGGGCGGTCGGCCATTCCATCTATTATCATTATTACCCCTTTCATGATTCACCCACCTTCCTAGATTTATGGATCTCTATGCTAATAAAATTCCTATAACTGCCCCTGTTACCGTTGCAAGGAGGTTAACATGCTCATTGTTGAGGTACTTCCTTCTCTCAAGGACGGCCCCCAGGAGGCTGTCCATGAAGCAGCCCACAGTACCTGCAATCACGGCTATTTTCATTGATTTAAATGGATCTGGACATACGCCAAGCAGAAAAGCTGATAAACCAATTATACCGGCCCCTACTATCCCCGCGGCGGTTCCAGCAACGGATATACCCCCATCTGTCCCGGGTTCCACCCTCTGGAGTGTTGTTATGAGGCGCGGCGTCTGCAGAATACCGATTTCACTTGCCATGGTATCGGCGGTCGCGGTTGCAACGGATCCTATGAACCCTCCGAAGAATCCATCATAGTATCCAAAGGCAGCCATTACAAAGGGCACTATTCCGTTGGATATGACATTCTTGGCACTTCTTGTTCCCTCAAAAACTCCAATGTATTTCTTGTATTCATGCCTGTACTTTGTTGAGAGAAGGCCAAGGATCAGAAAAATAAAAATGAGGATCAACCAGTTAAAACCGGCAGATAATATTATGAGCAAGCCCATAAGGACCATGAAGAGGGATCCCCATACATCAAGCGCACCTCTCTGGTATGTTAAAAATCCAATGAATACGCACAGAAGCACGTATCCAATGTTAAGGTCTGTCATGGGGGTCCCGGTCCATTTTTCAGGCTGGTTCCTCTAGAACCCTTGTTTTTATTATCTCAACCCTCTTGAGGGGGTATATCTTCTTTGCCTGGTGGTATATCTCTGAGGCGATCTTTCCT contains:
- the glmU gene encoding bifunctional sugar-1-phosphate nucleotidylyltransferase/acetyltransferase, translating into MEAVVLTAGEGTRMRPLTLTRPKTMLPVAGKPMVEYSVDSLRDNGVSDIIMITGYREDVVRSHFGDGSEFGVNISYVKQDERLGTAHAIGQAASMVSDEFIVLNGDIITDPQLVSDLISAYSDMKPETLMVLREVPDPSSFGAVRLEGDRVREIIEKPSPDVDAGNLINTGIYVFSPAVFDYIEQTPLSPRGEYEITDTIMMQVRDDLPVRAIVSEREWIDVGRPWELLDASEKLMNGLERSIHGEVEDGVTIHGPVVVGDGSIIRSGTYIQGPVYIGKDCDIGPNCYLRAHTCIGDKVSIGNAVEIKNSIIMDGTNVNHLSYVGDSVIGADCNIAAGTNIANLRFDDGSVHMRVKEESVDTGRRKLGAVFGDGVKTGINSSFNPGVKVGKGSRIGAGCVIYEDVPSDKLVILKQEYIIRD
- the glmM gene encoding phosphoglucosamine mutase → MKQKKRLFGTSGIRGRFGEKVTLELAVDVGRALATHLGEGKVVVGYDTRTSSQLLESALIAGIIECGCDVIRLGMVPTPLVGYATSRLGAEAGVMITASHNPAPYNGIKLWNPDGMAYSPSQERVIESIIHSGEFNRRRWDGIGSVREADLRDDYADAVAGMVQIERPLKVVIDCGCGAASHLSPLIFRMAGCSVVTLNSQPDGFFPGRDPEPVPENLSELMDTVRSTGADLGIAHDGDADRMVAVDDRGRFASFDKLLALMAREIGGKIITTVDASLCVDECLGDCGQVIRTRVGDVHVANSIAEEGADFGGEPSGTWLHPDFCMCPDGILSALRVAELISRKGPLSVLLDEVPSYPNIRDKVPCPDDRKAPVMERVASELSREFAGATEINTIDGVRISMEDGSWVLVRPSGTEPYIRITLEGKTDEEARQIHQKTRAYLENMIG
- a CDS encoding 2,3-bisphosphoglycerate-independent phosphoglycerate mutase is translated as MKGVIMIIDGMADRPIESLGDKTPLEAAETPNMDRLASSGINGIMDPIRPGVRAGSDTSHLSILGYDPYSVYTGRGPFEAAGVGLDVRPGDIAFRCNFATADDDLVITDRRAGRIRSGTSQIAETINSMTLDGFEDVEIIFRESTGHRAVLVLRGPGLGDNVSDADPKTEGKPPKKVKALDGSPESQKTADILNSLVRESYEILRDHPVNTERIKKGEAPANIILPRGAGAVPDVEKFEKRYGLRAACIAETGLIRGIGHITGMDVIDVEGATGGTDTDLESIKNAIKDALDDEYEFLLINIDGADEAGHDGDLEGKVEFIERVDSILGDLIRDDIYFILTADHSTPVSVMDHTGDPVPITINGPEVRVDDVSVFGERAASAGGLCRIRGSDVMDILLDLMNRKEKFGA
- a CDS encoding TIGR00297 family protein gives rise to the protein MTDLNIGYVLLCVFIGFLTYQRGALDVWGSLFMVLMGLLIILSAGFNWLILIFIFLILGLLSTKYRHEYKKYIGVFEGTRSAKNVISNGIVPFVMAAFGYYDGFFGGFIGSVATATADTMASEIGILQTPRLITTLQRVEPGTDGGISVAGTAAGIVGAGIIGLSAFLLGVCPDPFKSMKIAVIAGTVGCFMDSLLGAVLERRKYLNNEHVNLLATVTGAVIGILLA